In Banduia mediterranea, the DNA window ATTTCATCGACACCACCTTCAACTACCCGACGATGGCCGAGGCCTACCGCGTGGCCGCGCACAACGGACTCAATCGACTGGCATAGTCAACCGCGGCATTGCGACAAGGTTACAGTAGGATTCCGGGAGCCCCACTCCCACTGCTGGCTAAGGAGGCTCGCAATGTTCAGACTTTCCACCGCCTGGATCGGCATGGCGCTGATCGGGTCCCTGGTGCCAGGCGGCCCCGTCTGGGCCGAGGACGCCGCCCCCACCGCCATCGTTGCCGTCAGCTACAAGAATCCGGAAAAATTCACCGACGCCTCCGACCGCGGGCTTTACTCACCGCGCGCCACCGAATCGGTGATGCGCCGGCTGACCGCGCATTTTCAGGAGCAGGGCGCCAAGTACCTGGCCGAGGGTCAGACGATGGAAATCGAGGTGACGGACATCGATCTCGCCGGCCGCTTCGAGCCGGGTCACACACCGGGTTACGAAGACGTGCGGCTGTTACGCGAGTCGACCTGGCCGCGCATGGAATTCAACTACGTCGTCAAACAAGGTGAGGAGATCGTCGACTCCGGCGAAGCCAAGCTCTCGGACATGAGCTACCTGATGCATTCGAGCGTGTCGCGCTCGAGCGACCCCCTGCACCACGACACGCAAATGATCGACCGCTGGTTCCGCAAACACTTCGAAGCCAGGTCCGAGGCCACCGCGTCGGCAACTGAGCCTCAATAGTGCGGCGGGCGCTCGTCGCCGGTGGCCGCACCGCCGCTGTCATCCTGGCGCCGCGCCCGTTCGGCCAGCGCCCGACACCAGGCTTCGAGCTTGTCGATGCGTGCATTCTGCGCCGTGATCACTTCGTTGAGCACCTGAACGGTGTCGTCGAGATAGCTCAGTCGCGTTTCAAGCTCGATCAGTCGTTCGTCGTTCATTCGGCGTGGGCACATCCAATGAGTGAGACAACAGCGCTGTATTGTCCCAGACCGCACGCCTCAGCGCGCAGGCTGTTCGTCCGAACGCTCATCGTCCCGGGACGGCAGCCACGCCGGATGCAGGCGATCGGCGAGATCACGCTTGAGTTCGTCCTCGATCTCGCGCAGCGCCGCATTGCCCTGCGCCGCGATCCACTGACCCACGCCGGTCGCCATGCGCACACCGGTGGATTCCGCTGCCTGTGCCGGCGACATCGCCGCGCCACACAGCGCCAGCAGGAATAACGATTTGATCATGGTCTGTTTCATTGCGGCCCCTCCTTGTGTTCGATCCGGGCAAGACCTTGACTGCGAGCAGCGTGCCAGCCCAGAATTTATTTCAACTAATTGATTTTTATATATAAAACTTATCACTCCAATTCGCGGGCAGCGTCCGCGGACGACCGGTCACAAGCGCCGTACACTCACGTACACTCGCATCCGCCGGTGCGGAATACAGGTTCACCAACAGGACAAGAATGAGACGAGCCGTCGCGATCATGGGGCTGCTGCTGGGGCTGCTCAGCGCCTTTGTGGCGTGGCGCGCCTATCAGGATCTGCGCGATCTGAATCGCAACGGCGTGGTCGAATCCGTGGAGGTGCTGGAACGCCGCGTGGACAAGGACGCGCTGGGAACCAAAACCCAGCGCTATCGGGTCGAAGTCGACGGCCGCCCGCGCTGGGTCGAGGCCGTCGGCCGCGACGAGGCCGTCGGCGAACGCGCCTGGCTGCGCCGCCTGCCGGGCCGCGACAGCATCGCCGAGCTGTACCCGGCCCAACCCTCGGCCTCCGCCTGGCGCGGCAGCCGCCATGCGCGACTGTTCTGGATGGCCGTCGCGGGCGTGCCGCTGTGCATACTCAGCGGCATCGCCGTGCTGATGGGCTACGGACTGCGCGGCGTACGCGGCGCCCTGCACGGCTACGCGCAGGCAACGAGACTGGGATACGCTCCGTCGCGCCGCGTTGAACGCGAAACCCAGGACGACGAATCGTGACCGATCAGCAAGACGGAACATGCAGGCGCCCGGAAGCAGCGCTCACGCAGACTGCGGCGGCCCGTCTCTACCATGCGGAGCATCCGATGCGGGCGATGCGGTTTGTGCGCGTTTTCGCAGGCCTGCTGTGCGCAGCGCTGTCCGCCCCGGCGGCGGCCCAGGGCGTTGCTGAACTGAGTTTCTCGGAGCCCGAGCATTTCACCGACCTCGTGGCCCCCACCGGCACCATCGGCGAAACCGATCCGGCGCTGATGGCCGAGCTGCGCGAACGGCTGATGGCGGTGATGTCGGCAAGGCTGCGCGATGGCCAGAAACTGGCGGTAGCGATCACCAACGTCGATCTCGCCGGGCGCATGGAACTGCTCGGCATGAAGGACGGCCGCTGGCTGGCCACGCCGCAGCAACTGCGGATCTACCGCCCCGACACGCCACCGCGCATCAGTGTGCAATATGCCCTGATCGAGAACGACACGGTGATCGCGCACGGCAACGAGAACCTGAGCGACCCGGACTGGGCAGCCCAGGCGGCGGTCCTGTCCGAAACCGGATCTCTGGACCCTGTCACGGGGCTGTTCGAACGCTGGCTGGTGAGTCTGCTCGGCCAGCCGTTATAGGACCCCATCCTTTGGGGGCGCCATCCTTTGGGGGCCCCATCCTTTGGCTGGGCTGGTAACGTAGTCGCCCCTCATCGGCAACACAGCCTATCGCGCAATGGCCCTAGCCCAAATTGGCAGAATCGGTGTACTGACCTCCGGCGGCGACTGCGCCGGTCTCAATGCCGTGATCCGCGCCGTGACCGCTCGCGCGGTCAATCATTACGGCCTGCAGGTCTACGGCATTCTTGACGGCACTCTGGGCCTGATGGAGCGACCGCTGCGTTACGTCGAACTCGCACCCAGCACCTTTGATGGCCGCATCTTCCGTGAAGGTGGCACGGTGCTCGGCACCACCAACAAGGGCGATCCTTTCCGGTTTCCGATGGCCGACGGCAGCGTGCGCGACCGTTCGCAGGACTTCGGCGACGGCGTGCGCGAGCTGGGCCTGGACGCGCTGGTGGTGATCGGTGGCGACGGCTCGATGAGCATCGTGTCGCGGCTGTGTCACGCCGTGGGCGTGGGCATGGTGGGCGTGCCCAAGACCATCGACAACGACGTCCACGGCACCGATTTCTCGATCGGCCACGCCACCGCGGTCGGCGTCGTCACCGACGCCATGGACCGTCTGCAACCGACCGCCGCGAGCCATCATCGCGTGATGATCGTGGAAGTCATGGGGCGCGACGCCGGCTATATCGCGATGCAGGGCGGCATCGCCGGCGGCGCCGACGTGGTGCTGGTCCCCGAGATCCCGTACTCGATGGACGGCGTGGCCACCGCGATCCGCAAGGTCCTTGACCGCGGTCGCACGCACGCTCTGGTGGTCGTCGCCGAAGGCGTGAAGCGTGACGACGGTACGGTCGTCCATTTGCCCGCAAGTACGCGCTACGGCGGCATCGGGCACTGGTTGGGCGAACGCATCGCCGACACCACGCACACCGAAACCCGGGTCACGATCCTCGGCCATGTGCAGCGCGGCGGTTCGCCCTCGCCGCAGGACCGACTGCTGGCCTCGGCCTTCGGCGTGCATGCCGTCGACCTGGTGATGCGCGGCCAGCTGGACCGCATGGTCGCCTGGCGCAATCTCAGCGTGGTCGACGTACCCCTGTCCGAAGTCACCATCGGCGCGCGGCCGCTGGACCCGAACGGCACGCTGGCCACCACGGCGCACGGCCTCGGCATCTACATCGGCGATACCGAGGCCGCAGGCTGATGTCCGTCACCGCTGCCGCAACCGTTTCTCTGGACAAGCCGCTTCGGGAACTGGCGGCCTTGCAGAGCTTCGTGCTCGACCACCCGCGGCTGTTCGTGCTCACGGGCGCCGGTTGCAGCACCGCCTCCGGCATCCCCGACTATCGCGATGCCGGCGGCGCCTGGAAGCGCAAACCACCGGTCACCATCCAGGCTTTTCGGGACAGCGCGCTGACACGGGCGCGCTACTGGGCGCGCAGCTTCGTCGGCTGGCCGTATTTCGGTCACGTCCAGGCCAATACCGCGCATCACGCCTTGACGGCCTTGCAGACTCAGGGCCGGATCGCGCGCCTGTTGACCCAGAACGTGGACCGGCTGCACCAGAAGGCCGGCAGCCGCGAGGTCATCGACCTGCACGGACGGCTCGACGAGGTGATCTGCCTGAGCTGCGGGCTGCGCGAGGCGCGCGAGGCGTATCAACAAACACTGATCGAGCGCAATCCGGACTGGCTCGGGCTGAGCGCCGACTACGCCCCGGACGGCGATGCCGATCTCGACGAACTCGACTTCTCGACGTTCGGGGTGCCGGACTGCCCACGCTGCGGCGGGCTGATCAAACCGGATGTGGTGTTCTTCGGCGAGAACGTGCCGAAATCGCGCGTCGACGAGGCCATGTCCGCGCTCGTGGCGGCCGATGCGCTGCTCGTCGTGGGCTCCTCACTGATGGTCTATTCGGGCTATCGCTTCGCCGTCGCGGCGGCCAGGCATGGCCTCCCGATCGCCGCGATCAACCTCGGCGTGACGCGCGCCGATTCCCTGCTGAGCCTGAAAGCCGTAGCGGCCTGCGATCTGGTCCTGCCCATGCTCAGCGCGCTGCTGAGCTCCTGAACGCCGCGGCAATCGCCTCACGCACCGCCGGCCAGGCCACAGAGCCCGGCACCAGCAGTTCGAAGTGCCCGGACTGCGGCACCGCCACCAGCTGCGCCGGAATGCCCGCAGCCGTGGCGGCCTCCACGGAAGAATTCGGCAGACCGGCGGCGCAGCCCAGACCGCGCCCCGCGAGGCCCAGCGCCAGCAAAGCGTTAGCACACATGAACCGCTCATCGAACAGACAGACGGCAAGTCTGCGGCTGCACGGCCGCGCCCCTGCCGGCCTGTCTCGCTCACGGTCAAGGCAATCACCGGAATTCAATCGGCACGACCAGCTCCAGCGGGCGCCCGTTCGGCGGTACCGGCATGGGCGCGGCGCGCAGAATCAGAGCCAGGGCCTCGCCCGCGAGCGCTTCGCCGCCATCACTTTCGACCACGCGCACGCCGCTTACGGCACCGCTCGCGGCAATACGGAAGCGGACTTGTGCGACGCCGTAGTGCGCGGTGTAGGCCGGGCGATAACCTGCGAGATGCGAGCGCAACTGCGCCAGATAGCGGTCGCCGCCATTGCCGCCGGGCGCGCGCGACGGGGCCTGCGTCGGTGGCGCAACCGTCTGCGGTGGCGGTTTGATCGCCGCGGTGGCCGGCACCGGCTCGGCCCTGGGCTGCGGTTGCGGCACTTCGGGTTTCGGTTTCGGCCGCGACGGTGCCTCGACTACAGTCTTCGGCTTTGACTGTTCAACCGCCAGCGGTGCGACCGGAACCGGCGTGGGCTCGGACTTGACCGGTTGCGGTGTTTCGGGATCCCGTACCGGCTCGCGTGAGGGCGGCTCCGGCACCGGCGTTGGCGGCGCTTCGGCCGACGCCGGCGCCACCTCGCCCAACTGCAGCTCGACCCCGGCGCCTTGCCCTTCCGCGCCCTGCGGACGCGGGTCCGGCGCGGCGACCAGGAACAACACCAGCGACAAGTGCAGCATCAGCGCCCACAGCAGCGCGAAGCTGAGCCGCGGGCTCATTTCGATGGAGCGCGCGTGGTCATCAGCACCACACGATCGATTCCGGTGGCGCGCAGCGCATCGAGCAGCCGCAGCACCTGCGCGGCGTCGGCCTCAGCGTCGGCCTTGATCGCCAGCGCCTCGCCGGGATGCATGGCGCGCCAGCGCCGGCTGAACTCCTGCAACTGCTCGATCGCCACCACCTCGGCGCCGAAGGCGAGTTTCCCGTCTCGGCCGAACAACAAGGCCGAAGCGCCCGCATCGGCACTGCCGGCCTCCGAGGATTTCGGTGGGTCGACGCGAAACGCCGCCGGTGAGGACAGCGCACCCGCCAGCATGAAGAACACCAGCAGCAGGAACACCACATTGATCAGCGGCAACAGGCGTTCGTCATCCAGACCGGAACCGGCGCGCCGCGTGCTCGGCAACACAATCTTCATGAGGCCGCGGGCCGCGCCAGCGAGGCGTTCACGCCCCACAGCTTGAGCCGATCCAGCCATTCCACCAGCGACTGCAAGGGCACGCCGCCTTCGGGTACGACCACCACCGGCGCGGCGCGGCCGCGCAGGCGCTCGCGCAACTGCTCGGCGTTCACGATCTCGCCATCGAGCAGGGCGCCGTCACGGGCAATCGTCAGCGTATGGCCGACCGGCGCCGCGGCATCGCCGCTGTCGCCGGCCAGACTCATCGGAAATGCCCGCCAGTCGAGATAGCTGGAGGCGAGCATGAAGAAGAACAGCAGGATGAAGACCACGTCGACCAGCGAGGTCAACGGAATCGCGTGCCGACGCCGGGGCGGCAATACGATGCGCGCTCGGACGGTCGAGCCGTTCATGCGCCGGGCTTGCGCGTCACGTCGAGGTCCGCCTGAGGCCGCGCGAACAGGCGCGTCAGCGCGCTTTCCATGGCCTGATGCAGGCGCTCCACACGCCGCTCCAGCCAGTTCAGCACCGCGATGGTCGGGATCGCCACGATCAGCCCGGCGGCTGTCGTCAGCAGGGCTTCCCAGATGCCGCCGGACAGGATCGCCGGGTCGACCCGGTCACCGGCGGCCTGGAGTCGCTGGAACGCCTCGATCATGCCGAGCACGGTGCCGAGCAGGCCCACCAGCGGCGCCAGCTGGCCGATCACTTCCAGCGGCCGCAGCAGGGTCCGCGCCGAGGCCAGACGGTCGGCCGCCTGCTGCGCGATCTGCTCGCGCAGCGCCTCGCTCGGTCCGTAGCGGCGCAGGCCGTCGATGGCTTCGATCATCAGCTGCGCCAGCGGCGAGGGATGCGTGCGCAGCGCAGCAATCTGCGCCTCGGCGCCACCGCTGCGCCAGGCGGACAGCAGCGGTTCGACGAAACGCTCGTCGCCGTAGCGGTGTTCGAAGAACTCCCAGACCTTGACGATGGTCAGGGTCATCGCGGCGATCGACATCAGCACCAGCACCAGCATCGCCGGGCCGCCGAGCTTGAGCCATTCCAGGGCTTGGGACAGCATGCGGTGAATCTCCCTTGATCTGCCTAGTTTGCCTGGCGGTCGGCTGCGATCATGCGCCCCTGACCGCCAGCCTGCGTGTTGGGCGGCGCCTGCATCACCACGCGACCGGCACCGATGCCACGCGGGTCCGAGACCGCGCTCAGCGTGCGCGCTTTCCGGTCCCAGACCACGATCTGCATATTGCCGTAATACCGCGCGGACTCGCTGAGCTGATGACCCAGCTTGCGCAGGCCGTCGATCTCGGCCTGCGAGAACGCGCCGGGTTCGTAGACCACCGTGTCCGGCACGAACTGATGGTGATAGCGGCCCAGCTTGACGATGTCCTGCGGCGCATAACCATAGATGTACGCCAGGGAGGCCAGCAGAGTCATGCTGATGATGCGGCTGCCGCCCGGTGTGCCGAGCACCGCCACGCCGTCCGGCCCCTCGATCATCAGCGGCGTCATGCTCGACAGCATGCGCTTGTGCGGCGCGATCACATTGGCCTTGGTGCCGATCAGCCCGTAAGCGTTCGGCGCCAGCGGCTTGGCCGAAAAATCGTCCATCTCGTTGTTCAGGAAATACCCGGTGCCCGGCGCCATGTAGCCTGAACCGAACCCCAGGTTGATCGACAGCGTGGCCGACACGCGGTTGCCTTCGGCATCGATGATCGACAGATGGCTGGTGGTGTCGCCTTCGCGCAAGGTTTCGTTCGGCGACTCCAGTTCGATGCTGGGCGTGGCCCGAGCAAGGTCGATACTGTCCGCCAGCGCATCGGTGTAGTCGCGCGACAGCAGCTTTTCGAGCGGAACCTCGACAAAGGCCGGATCACCCAACCAGGCCGCACGGTCGCGGTAAACGCGACGCATCGCCTCGATCATCTGGTGTCGCGCCAACACCGGATCGTTCGGCGGCCAGTGCTTGCGACCGAGAATCTGGAATACCTGCTGGAATGCGATACCGCCCGCCGAAGGCAGCGGCGGCACGGTCACGCGATACGGCCCCGCCAGGAACACGATGGGCTTGCGCTCGACGATGCGATAGTCCTCCAGATCCTTCTGCTGCCAGATGCCGCCGTCGCGCCGCACGCCGGCGAGCATGCGCGCCCCGGTTTCGCCGCCGTAGAAGGCATCCCGCCCCCCCTGCGCGAAGCGTCGCAGGGTTTGCGCCAGATCGGACTGCACCAACCGGTCGCCGGCTTTCAGCGGGCTGCCGTCCGGCACGAACACCGCGAGCGCGGCCGGGCTGAATCGGGCCAGGTGATCGACGATCGCGCCGGCCAGCTTCTCGTCGACCGGAAAGCCGTCCTGCGCCAGACGGATCGCCGGCGCCAGCAATTGCGCCAGCGGCAGCTCCCCGAACACCCGCGCGATGTGCACCAGCGCTGCCGGCTCGCCGGGAATGCCGGAGGCCAGCGGACCATTGCGCGACAGCTCCGCCACTGGCTCGCCGTCGCGGTCCAGGTACATGTCGCCGGTCGCGGAGATCGGCGCCACTTCGCGCCCGTCCACGACCAGATCCAGATCATCGAATTCGCGATGGATCATCCAGAAGCCGCCGCCGCCCAGCCCCGAACCGGTGGGTTCGACCACCGCCAGCGCGGCGCTCACGGCCACCGCGGCGTCGAAGGCATTGCCGCCCTGCGCCAGTATCTCCAACCCGGCGTCGGTCGCCAGCGGGTGCGCGCTGGCCACCGCGTAGCCGGGTGGCCGTTTGGCTTCGGAAGTGGACGAGGCGGCAGGCGGCTCGGCCGCCAGTGCCAGAACCGGGAACAGCAGCGCGACCAGCAGGCCGCGAAAGGGATTGTTCAAGCCGTGTCCTTCTCGGCCGCCGTCAGGCGCCGGTATTTGGCCAGCAGTTGTTCTTGGGTTTCAGCGTGAGCGGGGTCCAGCGGAATGCAGGCGACGGGGCACACTGTCTGGCATTGCGGCTTGTCGAAATGTCCGACGCATTCGGTACAAAGGCCGGGGTCGATCTCGTAGATCTCCTCGCCCTGGTAGATCGCCTGATTCGGACACACCGGCTCACAGACATCGCAGTTGATGCATTCGTCTGTAATCTTCAGCGACATGGCTAGTAGCCCACCCACTTTATAGCTACGGCTATCGCCAAGAACGGCTTTCTCCCCCTCCCTCCGGGAGACGGTTGGGGTAAGGGCGCCCGCCGCATGCAGACTCGGCGCATTGATGAGCGCCGAGCGCCCTCATTCCCAACCGCTGCCGCTTTGGGGCCTCGCTTCGCTCGCCCGGAGGGAGCAGGGAGCACTCGCATGTTCGGCTCACACGTCATATCCGCATTCTTCTCATGGGAGGACCACCGGCGCGGCTCGCGACCGCTCAGTGGCCCACGCCGATGCGAGCCAACAACTTGGGCACCACCGACTCCGGCACCAATTTTTCGACCGGCGCGCCCAGCGCGGCCAGTTCCCTCACCAGCGAGGACGACAGGTGCGCGTACTCCGGCGAAGGCGCCAGCAACACCGTATCCAAGGCCGGGTAGAGATCGCGATTCATCACCGCCATCTGCTTTTCGTAGTCCACGTCCCCAACCGTGCGCACGCCGCGCACCAGCACCGTGACGCCGTGCGTGCGCGCAAAGTCCACGACCAGACCATCAAAGCCCTGGACCGTGACATTGGTCAGACCGAAGTGCTGAATCACGCCTTCCACCAGCGCGATCCGTTCCTCCAGCGTGAAGCGTGGATTCTTGGACGGATTGAGTCCCACCGCGACGATCAGATTCGGGAACATTGCAGCCGCGCGACGAATGATGTCGGTATGGCCGTAGGTCACCGGATCGAAGGTACCACTGTAGGCAGCGACGACGCTCATCGGATTATTGTCCCGTGTAGCAAACCAGTGCGTAGCTTACCTGACCGGCCCGCTTTTCCTTGAGCACTGTCCAGCCCGGCGGCCATTCCGGCGACGCCGTGCCGCGCCATTCACAATAGACCCGATGCATGGTCTTCAAATGCGCCGGCAGCGCCGCCAGCACCTGCGGCAACAGCGCCGCCTCATAGGGCGGATCGACGAACACCACGTCGTAGCGCTCGGTGTCCTGCGCCAGAAAGCCCAGCGCATCGCCGCCCATCAGCCGCGCCCGTGCACCGGCATCCAGCGTCAGCGTCGCCGCACGCAGAGTCGCCAATTGCGCTGTGCCCCGCTCCACGAAACACACCCGATCCGCGCCGCGCGAGAGCGCCTCCAGGCCCAGTGCACCGCTACCGGCGAACAGGTCAAGGCAGCTTGCACCGTTGATCAGTGGCGCCAGCCAGTCGAACAGCGTCTGCCGCACGCGGTCCGGCGTAGGCCGCACGCCGCCGTCCGGATCAAACTCGACACGGCGCGAACGCCATTGTCCGCCGATGATGCGGAGCTGGCCTTGGGGTCGTTTCATGGAGGCTGCGCTTTTGCAAGGTGGAACGGCCGAGAGCCGGCATTAGAAACCGCGTGGGGGAATTCTTCAAACGGATCGTTCCACCTCTGACCGGCTCAAGACCACCGGAAAACGCTGCGGCTTCCTGGCGCGCGAGACGTCGCTCATCCACGGCAAATCCACGTCGAGAACATCGCGATACAGAAAGAGTACCGAGGCAAGCGCCAGGTTCTGGGTATTTGCCGCCACGTTCAAATCCACCGCCAGATGGCTCAAAAACGCCTCCACCTCCCCCGCACCCATGTTCGCCGGGTGCCGCTTGCCGTGAAACACGATGAAGCGTTTAATCCAGTGGACACAGGTATCCTCCGTTCGCAGGCTCTAGTGCTTGGCGCGTATACGGTAGCGGACCTGTTCCAAGAGCTTGGGAGGCCTTGAATCCAATGCGGCTATGCTTTGAAAAGACGTATTTTCTGATGACATACCCTTTCTCATCAGTCACTTACAAAAATTCTGTACAGATTATACGTCTGATTGGCAGGTTAGGCGTCATCCTGATGTCTAATAAGCGTTGTGCACCAGATTATAGGTGGGAGGATTAACCATGGATTTCGACTATCCCCAGCTTCTTGATGCACTGAAGGCGGAGCTAATCCCCGGCCGAACGGAATCTCACGCGTTTCTCCTGTGGTTTCTCAAGAACTACTATCGCTTGGACGAAATCGAAGCTGCGGACGCGGTGTGCGACGGATTCGATGACAAGGGCATCGACGGCATTTACGTCGATGAAAATTTGGAATGCGTAGATATTTTTCAGTGCAAGCTCGTGCAGAATCCGGTCAAGACTCTCGGGGATACTCAGCTAAAAGAATTTATAGGCACACTTTCTCAGCTTCAAACCGAAGACCAAATAAATGCACTTGCAGCGTCAACCAGCAACGTTGAGCTACGAAACGTCCTTGCTGCTGAAAACGTTGCCACAAAGGTCGCTGAGGGGTTCACGGTTCGAGGAGTATTCCTAACCAATATCAGCGCCGACGGAAATGCGACCACGTTCCTAAAGGTCCGTGATGACTGCAAGCTCTTCGACAAAGACGCTCTGGTCGCGGGGTAT includes these proteins:
- the ggt gene encoding gamma-glutamyltransferase — encoded protein: MNNPFRGLLVALLFPVLALAAEPPAASSTSEAKRPPGYAVASAHPLATDAGLEILAQGGNAFDAAVAVSAALAVVEPTGSGLGGGGFWMIHREFDDLDLVVDGREVAPISATGDMYLDRDGEPVAELSRNGPLASGIPGEPAALVHIARVFGELPLAQLLAPAIRLAQDGFPVDEKLAGAIVDHLARFSPAALAVFVPDGSPLKAGDRLVQSDLAQTLRRFAQGGRDAFYGGETGARMLAGVRRDGGIWQQKDLEDYRIVERKPIVFLAGPYRVTVPPLPSAGGIAFQQVFQILGRKHWPPNDPVLARHQMIEAMRRVYRDRAAWLGDPAFVEVPLEKLLSRDYTDALADSIDLARATPSIELESPNETLREGDTTSHLSIIDAEGNRVSATLSINLGFGSGYMAPGTGYFLNNEMDDFSAKPLAPNAYGLIGTKANVIAPHKRMLSSMTPLMIEGPDGVAVLGTPGGSRIISMTLLASLAYIYGYAPQDIVKLGRYHHQFVPDTVVYEPGAFSQAEIDGLRKLGHQLSESARYYGNMQIVVWDRKARTLSAVSDPRGIGAGRVVMQAPPNTQAGGQGRMIAADRQAN
- a CDS encoding TonB family protein — translated: MSPRLSFALLWALMLHLSLVLFLVAAPDPRPQGAEGQGAGVELQLGEVAPASAEAPPTPVPEPPSREPVRDPETPQPVKSEPTPVPVAPLAVEQSKPKTVVEAPSRPKPKPEVPQPQPRAEPVPATAAIKPPPQTVAPPTQAPSRAPGGNGGDRYLAQLRSHLAGYRPAYTAHYGVAQVRFRIAASGAVSGVRVVESDGGEALAGEALALILRAAPMPVPPNGRPLELVVPIEFR
- a CDS encoding ExbD/TolR family protein; this encodes MNGSTVRARIVLPPRRRHAIPLTSLVDVVFILLFFFMLASSYLDWRAFPMSLAGDSGDAAAPVGHTLTIARDGALLDGEIVNAEQLRERLRGRAAPVVVVPEGGVPLQSLVEWLDRLKLWGVNASLARPAAS
- the rsmD gene encoding 16S rRNA (guanine(966)-N(2))-methyltransferase RsmD; translated protein: MKRPQGQLRIIGGQWRSRRVEFDPDGGVRPTPDRVRQTLFDWLAPLINGASCLDLFAGSGALGLEALSRGADRVCFVERGTAQLATLRAATLTLDAGARARLMGGDALGFLAQDTERYDVVFVDPPYEAALLPQVLAALPAHLKTMHRVYCEWRGTASPEWPPGWTVLKEKRAGQVSYALVCYTGQ
- a CDS encoding ExbD/TolR family protein, whose protein sequence is MKIVLPSTRRAGSGLDDERLLPLINVVFLLLVFFMLAGALSSPAAFRVDPPKSSEAGSADAGASALLFGRDGKLAFGAEVVAIEQLQEFSRRWRAMHPGEALAIKADAEADAAQVLRLLDALRATGIDRVVLMTTRAPSK
- the coaD gene encoding pantetheine-phosphate adenylyltransferase: MSVVAAYSGTFDPVTYGHTDIIRRAAAMFPNLIVAVGLNPSKNPRFTLEERIALVEGVIQHFGLTNVTVQGFDGLVVDFARTHGVTVLVRGVRTVGDVDYEKQMAVMNRDLYPALDTVLLAPSPEYAHLSSSLVRELAALGAPVEKLVPESVVPKLLARIGVGH
- a CDS encoding DUF3016 domain-containing protein; the encoded protein is MFRLSTAWIGMALIGSLVPGGPVWAEDAAPTAIVAVSYKNPEKFTDASDRGLYSPRATESVMRRLTAHFQEQGAKYLAEGQTMEIEVTDIDLAGRFEPGHTPGYEDVRLLRESTWPRMEFNYVVKQGEEIVDSGEAKLSDMSYLMHSSVSRSSDPLHHDTQMIDRWFRKHFEARSEATASATEPQ
- a CDS encoding YfhL family 4Fe-4S dicluster ferredoxin yields the protein MSLKITDECINCDVCEPVCPNQAIYQGEEIYEIDPGLCTECVGHFDKPQCQTVCPVACIPLDPAHAETQEQLLAKYRRLTAAEKDTA
- a CDS encoding phage integrase N-terminal SAM-like domain-containing protein, translated to MRTEDTCVHWIKRFIVFHGKRHPANMGAGEVEAFLSHLAVDLNVAANTQNLALASVLFLYRDVLDVDLPWMSDVSRARKPQRFPVVLSRSEVERSV
- a CDS encoding ATP-dependent 6-phosphofructokinase — protein: MALAQIGRIGVLTSGGDCAGLNAVIRAVTARAVNHYGLQVYGILDGTLGLMERPLRYVELAPSTFDGRIFREGGTVLGTTNKGDPFRFPMADGSVRDRSQDFGDGVRELGLDALVVIGGDGSMSIVSRLCHAVGVGMVGVPKTIDNDVHGTDFSIGHATAVGVVTDAMDRLQPTAASHHRVMIVEVMGRDAGYIAMQGGIAGGADVVLVPEIPYSMDGVATAIRKVLDRGRTHALVVVAEGVKRDDGTVVHLPASTRYGGIGHWLGERIADTTHTETRVTILGHVQRGGSPSPQDRLLASAFGVHAVDLVMRGQLDRMVAWRNLSVVDVPLSEVTIGARPLDPNGTLATTAHGLGIYIGDTEAAG
- a CDS encoding MotA/TolQ/ExbB proton channel family protein, coding for MLSQALEWLKLGGPAMLVLVLMSIAAMTLTIVKVWEFFEHRYGDERFVEPLLSAWRSGGAEAQIAALRTHPSPLAQLMIEAIDGLRRYGPSEALREQIAQQAADRLASARTLLRPLEVIGQLAPLVGLLGTVLGMIEAFQRLQAAGDRVDPAILSGGIWEALLTTAAGLIVAIPTIAVLNWLERRVERLHQAMESALTRLFARPQADLDVTRKPGA
- a CDS encoding DUF3016 domain-containing protein, with the protein product MRAMRFVRVFAGLLCAALSAPAAAQGVAELSFSEPEHFTDLVAPTGTIGETDPALMAELRERLMAVMSARLRDGQKLAVAITNVDLAGRMELLGMKDGRWLATPQQLRIYRPDTPPRISVQYALIENDTVIAHGNENLSDPDWAAQAAVLSETGSLDPVTGLFERWLVSLLGQPL
- a CDS encoding NAD-dependent protein deacetylase encodes the protein MDKPLRELAALQSFVLDHPRLFVLTGAGCSTASGIPDYRDAGGAWKRKPPVTIQAFRDSALTRARYWARSFVGWPYFGHVQANTAHHALTALQTQGRIARLLTQNVDRLHQKAGSREVIDLHGRLDEVICLSCGLREAREAYQQTLIERNPDWLGLSADYAPDGDADLDELDFSTFGVPDCPRCGGLIKPDVVFFGENVPKSRVDEAMSALVAADALLVVGSSLMVYSGYRFAVAAARHGLPIAAINLGVTRADSLLSLKAVAACDLVLPMLSALLSS
- a CDS encoding SlyX family protein; translation: MNDERLIELETRLSYLDDTVQVLNEVITAQNARIDKLEAWCRALAERARRQDDSGGAATGDERPPHY